One segment of Thermodesulfobacteriota bacterium DNA contains the following:
- a CDS encoding ATP-binding protein produces the protein MIPRFLAAKLHELAGYYPAVLVTGPRQSGKTTLCQMVFPDKPYVSLEALDLREFAASDPRGFLAEYAGGAIIDEVQHVPRLLSYLQSDVDARPDAGRFILTGSQHFGLSQAVTQSLAGRCGILVLLPPSLDELRAFPSAPDDLFSVLWQGSYPRIYDRRIPAHQWLADYTTTYVQRDVRQVVNVGDLNAFAGFLRLCAGRTAQEINLSVLGSDAGVSHNTARAWLSVLEASYLVHRLPAWHTSIRKQIVKTPKLHFFDSGLVCYLLGIREPEQLRLHPLRGAIFESWVVSEIYKARVHRGWQPDLFHYREARGPEIDLLVGDEGGVTAVEIKSGATVAPDFFTSLDRFSARLADLGRAQPARLRVVYGGDDSQERSRATVLSWRHLQRLWREARDV, from the coding sequence ATGATCCCGCGCTTCCTGGCAGCGAAGCTCCATGAGCTGGCTGGCTACTACCCGGCCGTCCTGGTCACCGGTCCCCGCCAGTCCGGGAAGACCACCCTATGCCAGATGGTCTTCCCGGACAAGCCCTACGTTTCTTTGGAGGCCCTGGACCTGCGGGAGTTTGCGGCCAGTGACCCGCGAGGCTTTCTGGCCGAGTATGCCGGGGGGGCCATCATCGACGAGGTGCAGCACGTCCCCCGGCTGCTCTCGTACCTGCAGAGCGACGTCGATGCCCGCCCGGATGCTGGCCGGTTCATTCTCACCGGGTCGCAGCATTTCGGATTGTCCCAGGCAGTGACCCAATCACTGGCCGGCCGCTGCGGGATCCTGGTGCTCTTGCCGCCGAGTCTTGACGAGCTGCGGGCCTTTCCCTCCGCTCCGGACGACCTCTTTTCCGTGCTCTGGCAAGGCTCGTATCCAAGGATCTACGATCGCCGCATCCCCGCCCATCAGTGGCTGGCGGATTACACCACCACCTATGTGCAGCGGGACGTGCGCCAGGTGGTCAACGTCGGCGATCTCAACGCCTTTGCCGGCTTCCTGCGCCTGTGTGCCGGGCGTACCGCCCAGGAGATCAATCTTTCGGTGCTGGGCAGCGATGCCGGTGTATCCCACAACACCGCTCGGGCTTGGCTCTCGGTTCTGGAGGCCAGCTACCTCGTCCATCGCCTTCCCGCCTGGCACACCAGCATCCGCAAGCAGATCGTGAAGACTCCCAAGCTGCATTTCTTTGACAGCGGCCTAGTCTGTTACCTCCTGGGCATCCGCGAGCCGGAGCAGCTCCGGCTGCATCCCCTGCGCGGCGCCATCTTCGAAAGCTGGGTCGTCTCCGAGATCTACAAGGCCCGGGTGCACCGCGGCTGGCAGCCCGATCTCTTCCACTACCGGGAGGCCCGGGGACCGGAGATCGATCTCCTTGTGGGGGATGAAGGCGGAGTCACGGCCGTGGAGATCAAGTCCGGGGCCACTGTCGCGCCGGATTTCTTTACGAGCCTGGACCGGTTCTCGGCGCGCCTGGCCGACCTGGGCAGAGCGCAGCCGGCCCGCCTCCGGGTGGTGTACGGCGGTGATGATTCCCAGGAG